The region TTTGCAATAGCTAAATCTACACCCAAATTTTTAGTAGCTAAATTGTATTTTTTAACAATTTTACCATTAACCGGTGCAAACAACACATAACTTACTTTAGGTTGTGCTTGGTCAAAAACATTGTACTTATCGTCTTTTTCTACTTGCTTTTTTAATTCTTTTTCTTTTTCGGAAACTGATAAATCAACCTTTTTTAAGGTGTCTTCCATAATCTTAATCGAATCTCTGTTCAATTGAGCATATTCTAAATCGCCTTTTAAAACCGCTTGAATCGCATTAAGATATTGATTGTTTTCAGTAACAATTCGTTGTAAAGAATCTGATTTTATTGTTAATGCTGTAGCTTGTCTTTTTAATTCGGTTGAAGCATACCCGGGAATATATTCCCTTAATGGGGTGAATGCAATAATGAAAGTAGTTATAAAAATGATTAATATAGCTCCTAATGAAGCCACAACGAAAATATTCATTAAGGTTAATTTCCAAGAAAAAGTTTCGGCCAACGTATCTTCATTAAAAATAATGAAACGTCTTTTGCTAAATAATTTACGTTTAAAACTTTGAAACTTTAATCTTTTCTCAGACATGTTGTCTACTTTTTATACAAATATAGTTATTTAGACCTTGTGCGAATACATCAAGGTGTCAATTAATAAATGAAAATACTATAAATTTACGTTAAGGAAAGTTAAATGAATTACTTTTTTAAGTACATTTGCATTGTTAATTAATAGCTACTTGTCATGGGAAGATTAGGAACAACAGAAATCATATTAATCATTGCAGTCATTTTATTATTATTTGGAGGTAAAAAAATTCCAGAATTAATGAAAGGATTAGGAAGTGGTGTAAAAGAATTCAAAAAAGCAGCTAAAGGAGAAGAGGATGCTTCTGTTGCTAAGAAAGAAGACGAAACAAAATAATAAAATATGGGCAAAATTGGTACTTTTGAAATTGTAATTATTCTACTTGCAATTGGATTGCCAATTTTAGCAGCATTATTGGTTGTTTTAACACGAAAAAATAATAATAAAGATACTTTATAATCTTATTACGTTAAAAAAAATTCCAAATTCCAAGATTCTGAAACAAGTTCAGAATCAGAAGGAATTTGGGATTTTTTATTTATAAAATCATTGTCAACTGAATACGTTTTCTAGCTTCATCTACCTCAACGACTTTTACTTGTACGTGTTGGTGTAATTTCACTACTTCGTTTACATCTGAAACGAAACCTTCTTTAAGTTGCGAAATATGAACTAATCCACTTTCTTTAATTCCAATATCCACAAAACAACCAAAAGCTGTAATATTGTTAACAATACCCGGAAGTACCATTCCTGGTTTAACATTGGCTATGCTTCTTACATTAGGATCAAATTCAAAAACTTTGGCCGCTTTACGTGGGTCTAATCCCGGTTTTTCTAATTCTTTTAAAATGTCTTTGATTCCTAAAATACCTACCGCATCGGTTACGTATTTTTCCGGATTAATTTTAGCAATTTGTTCTTTATTAGCAACCAAATCAGTTAAAGCGATACCTAAATCTTTTGCCATTTTTTCTACAGTTTTATACGATTCAGGGTGCACTGCAGAATTGTCTAACGGGTTTATACCGTCTTTAATTCGGATAAAAGCAGCCGCTTGTTGAAAGGCTTTTTCGCCTAAACGCGGTACTTTTTTCAAGGCCTTTCTGTCTTCAAAAGGGCCATTTTCAGCGCGATAACTCACTATGTTTTCAGCCATTTTTTCACCAATTCCTGAAACATAACTCAACAACGCTTTACTGGCTGTGTTTAAATTGATTCCCACGGCATTTACACAACGTATCACGGTGCTATCTAACTCTTCTTTTAGTTTTGTTTGATCCACGTCGTGTTGGTATTGTCCAACCCCAATTGATTTAGGATCGATTTTTACCAATTCGGCCAACGGATCACTTAAACGGCGACCAATAGAAACCGAACCTCTAACAGTTACATCATAGTTTGGAAATTCTTCTCGAGCAATTTTACTTGCCGAATACACAGATGCACCTGCTTCGGAAACCACAAAAACTTGTACAGGTCTGTCGAAAGCAATTTTTTTAATGAAAAATTCAGTTTCACGACTGGCCGTTCCATTGCCTATAGAAATCGCTTCAATAGCATACGCATTCACCATAGAACGAATTTTTTTCATCGCCATAGCCGTATCATTTTGAGGTGCATGTGGATAAATCGTTTCATTGTGCAACAAATCTCCTTTTTCGTCTAAACAGACTACTTTACATCCGGTTTTAAATCCGGGATCAATGGCTAAAATACGTTTTTCGCCCAAAGGTGGAGCGAGTAACAACTGACGTAAATTTTCGGCAAAAACAGCAATGGCTTTAGTATCTGCTTTTTCTTTATATTCTTGTAAAACTTCATTTGAAATAGCAGGTTCTAATAAGCGTTTATAACTGTCGTCAATGGCTTTTTCAA is a window of Flavobacterium indicum GPTSA100-9 = DSM 17447 DNA encoding:
- a CDS encoding murein hydrolase activator EnvC family protein, producing MSEKRLKFQSFKRKLFSKRRFIIFNEDTLAETFSWKLTLMNIFVVASLGAILIIFITTFIIAFTPLREYIPGYASTELKRQATALTIKSDSLQRIVTENNQYLNAIQAVLKGDLEYAQLNRDSIKIMEDTLKKVDLSVSEKEKELKKQVEKDDKYNVFDQAQPKVSYVLFAPVNGKIVKKYNLATKNLGVDLAIAKGTSVKTIAPGTVLFADWTPANGYVLLVRHADDIISVYKNLASTTKNAGNSVKSGEVLAIFGDDASKKTLHFELWKNGIPIDPTQYINFQ
- the tatA gene encoding twin-arginine translocase TatA/TatE family subunit codes for the protein MGRLGTTEIILIIAVILLLFGGKKIPELMKGLGSGVKEFKKAAKGEEDASVAKKEDETK
- a CDS encoding Tex family protein; amino-acid sequence: MTHIQFIQNAIQLPVKGIENTIALLNEDCTIPFISRYRKDQTGNLDEVQIEQIAKLNKQFDEIVKRKESILKAIEEQNALTPELKSKIESSFDLQELEDFYLPYKKRKKTKADTARENGLEPLAKIIMAQKNDDLEYLASKYLNDKVANEDEALQGARDIIAEWINENIFIRKNLRRIYQRKAQVETKVVKTKKDDDEAQKFSQYFDWSEPLYKAPSHRLLAMLRAENEGFVKFKITLSPEDKEEALRMMDKALIKNEGDCAVHIEKAIDDSYKRLLEPAISNEVLQEYKEKADTKAIAVFAENLRQLLLAPPLGEKRILAIDPGFKTGCKVVCLDEKGDLLHNETIYPHAPQNDTAMAMKKIRSMVNAYAIEAISIGNGTASRETEFFIKKIAFDRPVQVFVVSEAGASVYSASKIAREEFPNYDVTVRGSVSIGRRLSDPLAELVKIDPKSIGVGQYQHDVDQTKLKEELDSTVIRCVNAVGINLNTASKALLSYVSGIGEKMAENIVSYRAENGPFEDRKALKKVPRLGEKAFQQAAAFIRIKDGINPLDNSAVHPESYKTVEKMAKDLGIALTDLVANKEQIAKINPEKYVTDAVGILGIKDILKELEKPGLDPRKAAKVFEFDPNVRSIANVKPGMVLPGIVNNITAFGCFVDIGIKESGLVHISQLKEGFVSDVNEVVKLHQHVQVKVVEVDEARKRIQLTMIL